The Desmonostoc muscorum LEGE 12446 genome includes a region encoding these proteins:
- a CDS encoding GDP-L-fucose synthase family protein — protein MTALELKNKRILVTGGAGFLGRQVIEQLCKVGADKTKISVPRSRELDLRVWENCQRAVEYQDIVIHLAAHVGGIGLNREKPAELFYDNLIMGTQLIHAAYQAGVEKFVCVGTICAYPKFTPVPFKEDNLWDGYPEETNAPYGVAKKALLVQLQSYRQQYGLNGIYLLPVNLYGPEDNFDSRSSHVIPALIRKVHEAQIRGDKQLPVWGDGSPTREFLYSEDAALGIVMGTQFYNDSEPVNLGTGYEISILDLVTLICELMEFEGEIVWETDKPNGQPRRCLDTERAKQAFNFTAQVDFKQGLKNTIDWYRQNAV, from the coding sequence ATGACTGCTTTAGAACTAAAAAATAAAAGAATTCTCGTCACTGGTGGGGCAGGGTTTTTAGGTCGTCAGGTGATAGAACAGCTTTGCAAAGTTGGGGCTGACAAAACCAAGATAAGTGTCCCGCGATCGCGCGAATTGGATTTGCGTGTGTGGGAGAATTGTCAAAGAGCAGTCGAATACCAAGACATTGTTATCCACTTAGCCGCTCATGTGGGGGGTATTGGACTCAACCGCGAAAAACCCGCAGAGTTATTCTACGATAACTTGATCATGGGTACTCAATTAATCCATGCAGCTTATCAAGCTGGAGTCGAAAAATTTGTCTGTGTAGGGACAATCTGTGCCTACCCTAAATTCACCCCAGTACCATTTAAAGAAGATAACCTGTGGGATGGTTATCCGGAAGAAACCAACGCCCCTTATGGAGTTGCCAAGAAAGCTCTTTTAGTTCAATTGCAGTCGTATCGCCAGCAGTATGGCTTGAATGGCATTTACCTGTTGCCAGTAAATTTATATGGGCCAGAAGATAACTTCGATTCTCGAAGTTCTCATGTGATCCCCGCATTAATTCGCAAAGTTCATGAAGCTCAAATTAGGGGAGACAAACAACTCCCTGTTTGGGGTGATGGAAGTCCTACCCGCGAATTTCTCTACTCTGAAGATGCAGCGTTGGGAATTGTTATGGGAACTCAATTCTACAATGACTCTGAACCGGTAAACCTGGGAACTGGTTATGAAATTTCTATCCTTGATTTAGTTACTCTCATTTGTGAATTAATGGAGTTTGAAGGTGAAATCGTTTGGGAAACAGATAAACCCAACGGTCAACCCCGTCGCTGTTTAGATACAGAACGGGCGAAGCAAGCGTTTAATTTCACTGCCCAAGTAGACTTTAAGCAGGGATTGAAAAATACTATTGATTGGTATCGGCAAAACGCTGTTTAG
- a CDS encoding GumC family protein, with protein sequence MNRQPNSFPRLTETNGKSPYSPFQNPASTSTEEEKWDLAWLGAIIRRRGLLMVQVALGTTLLGGGLLFLMTKSTSPRYAGQFQLLVEPVTAEEQLARSSTRAQGSDVDVQRINIEQSSLDYESQIRILQSPTLLYPVVSEVRQRYPDTSYETLVKNLNIARITTLSLDKKEQGTKLIEVRYEDNNPEKVKFILDRLSQTYLKYSLQERQSKIQRGLQFIDSQLPPLRQRVDSLQQQIQALSQRYNIADPEQQGKQLIATTGKLNEAEAENQTQVAEAEAKRNSLVRQLNNANLQSVLANTTYYQALLNQYQQLEGLIAVESARLQPENPTMQDLLQKRRNLKSLLNQEANLVIKTTTDSITVAQARRQAINQAQAQVNQKIQQLSAIARQYKDLQSKLALASDSFNKFASRREALQIDAAQQEIPWELTIPPRLELDESGQAIQVNNISKVRFLALIAVLAVLLGVGVGFLIETMQDLLHTKEEVKQAIKLPLLGAIPHNHSQLPVLSDPVTQAFQSLSKNLRLLSKTYSPIRSLMITSPEVGDGKSTIAVHLAMTAAAMGQRVLLVDADLRHPKIHELLGLSNHQGLSHLLENSQDIQSVLQSSSASANLMVLTAGEPSLDPVELFTNNRVEVLFQKLQAMFDLLIVDTPPLLGSADTGLVAAHCDSLAVVVRLGKTSRQSVLAALEELKFSSISVLGVITNDGRETLSLPQGYYGVTDKPKIKKR encoded by the coding sequence ATGAATAGACAGCCAAATTCTTTCCCAAGACTGACCGAAACCAACGGTAAATCACCCTATTCTCCATTCCAAAATCCTGCTTCCACTAGCACCGAAGAGGAAAAGTGGGATCTCGCTTGGCTGGGAGCTATTATCCGTCGCCGGGGGCTATTGATGGTACAGGTGGCATTGGGAACGACCCTACTAGGTGGAGGGCTGCTATTTCTGATGACAAAATCAACCAGCCCTCGATATGCGGGTCAGTTTCAACTCCTAGTCGAACCAGTCACAGCGGAAGAACAACTAGCACGTTCTTCTACCCGTGCCCAGGGTTCAGATGTTGACGTACAACGAATTAATATTGAACAGTCCAGCCTGGATTACGAGTCACAAATTCGGATTTTGCAAAGTCCTACCCTGCTGTATCCTGTGGTTAGCGAAGTGCGCCAACGATATCCAGACACGAGCTATGAAACCTTAGTCAAGAACTTAAACATCGCCCGAATTACAACCCTGTCATTAGACAAGAAAGAACAGGGTACGAAACTGATTGAAGTTCGCTACGAAGATAACAACCCGGAGAAAGTAAAATTTATCCTCGATCGCCTTTCCCAGACTTATTTGAAATACAGCCTCCAGGAACGACAATCCAAAATTCAACGCGGCCTGCAATTTATAGACAGCCAGCTTCCCCCACTGCGCCAACGGGTCGATTCCTTACAACAACAAATTCAAGCTCTGAGCCAACGTTACAATATTGCCGATCCCGAACAACAGGGTAAGCAGTTGATTGCAACTACTGGCAAATTGAATGAGGCCGAGGCTGAAAACCAGACCCAGGTTGCAGAAGCAGAAGCCAAACGAAATTCCCTGGTGCGACAATTAAATAATGCCAACCTCCAGTCTGTTTTAGCCAATACAACCTATTACCAGGCCTTGTTAAATCAGTACCAGCAACTTGAGGGTCTGATTGCCGTAGAATCAGCCAGACTCCAACCAGAAAATCCGACGATGCAGGATCTACTACAGAAACGACGAAATCTCAAAAGCCTCTTGAATCAGGAAGCAAACCTGGTTATAAAAACGACCACCGATTCTATTACCGTAGCACAGGCCCGTCGTCAGGCAATAAACCAGGCGCAGGCTCAAGTGAATCAGAAAATTCAACAGTTATCTGCGATCGCCCGCCAGTACAAAGATTTGCAGAGCAAGCTGGCACTTGCAAGCGATAGTTTCAATAAGTTTGCAAGCCGCCGGGAAGCCTTGCAAATTGACGCTGCCCAGCAGGAAATTCCCTGGGAACTAACCATTCCTCCACGATTAGAACTTGATGAATCAGGTCAAGCCATTCAAGTCAATAACATCAGTAAGGTTCGTTTTCTGGCATTAATTGCTGTACTGGCAGTATTGCTGGGCGTGGGCGTAGGTTTTCTAATCGAGACAATGCAGGATTTGCTGCACACCAAAGAAGAAGTCAAACAAGCAATAAAGTTGCCCTTGCTGGGAGCAATTCCCCATAACCATTCCCAGCTTCCAGTGCTTTCAGACCCTGTGACACAAGCGTTTCAATCGCTCTCTAAAAATTTACGCCTATTGAGTAAAACCTACAGTCCAATCCGTTCTCTCATGATTACCTCCCCAGAAGTGGGGGATGGCAAATCGACAATCGCCGTGCATCTGGCAATGACAGCAGCAGCAATGGGACAAAGGGTTTTACTTGTTGATGCGGATCTTCGCCATCCCAAAATTCACGAGCTACTGGGATTGTCCAATCACCAGGGGTTGAGTCATCTGCTGGAGAACTCTCAGGATATTCAAAGCGTACTCCAATCATCTTCCGCTAGTGCCAACTTGATGGTTTTGACTGCCGGAGAACCTTCCCTCGACCCAGTAGAGCTTTTCACTAATAATCGAGTCGAGGTTCTGTTTCAAAAACTCCAGGCAATGTTTGATCTGCTGATTGTGGATACGCCCCCCCTGCTTGGATCGGCGGATACTGGGTTAGTGGCGGCTCACTGTGATAGTTTAGCTGTAGTAGTTCGCTTAGGCAAAACCAGCCGTCAATCTGTTTTGGCAGCTCTAGAGGAATTGAAATTTTCATCCATATCAGTGTTAGGGGTGATTACTAACGATGGACGCGAAACATTATCCTTGCCTCAGGGTTATTACGGTGTTACTGACAAGCCGAAAATCAAAAAAAGATGA
- the gmd gene encoding GDP-mannose 4,6-dehydratase encodes MTQKRALITGITGQDGSYLSEFLLEQGYEVHGIIRRTSTFNTDRIDHIYEDPHKQGVRLFLHYGDLTDGTTLRRILEEVEPTEIYNLGAQSHVRVSFDSPEYTVDAVGMGTLRLLEAIRDYQRRTGIQVRFYQAGSSEMYGLVQAVPQSETTPFYPRSPYACAKVYAHWQTVNYRESYGMFASNGILFNHESPRRGETFVTRKITRAVARIVAGKQEKLYMGNLDAKRDWGYAKDYVRAMWLILQQEQPDDYVVATGETHSVREFLELAFSHVNLNWQDYVDFDERYLRPTEVDLLIGDPSKAKAKLGWQPSVTFPELVALMVETDLQALGHTSPNGNGLSLPSDIATIRQELGVLHF; translated from the coding sequence ATGACACAAAAACGAGCATTGATCACTGGGATTACAGGTCAAGACGGTTCATACTTGAGCGAATTTCTTCTAGAGCAAGGTTATGAAGTTCATGGGATTATTCGGCGTACTTCTACCTTCAATACTGACCGTATCGATCACATTTATGAAGACCCCCACAAACAAGGAGTCAGACTATTTCTTCACTACGGTGATTTGACAGACGGGACAACACTAAGACGCATTCTCGAAGAAGTCGAACCAACAGAAATTTACAACTTAGGCGCTCAATCTCATGTGAGAGTCAGCTTCGATTCCCCAGAATATACAGTTGACGCAGTGGGCATGGGAACACTGCGCTTACTAGAAGCCATTCGTGATTATCAACGACGCACAGGTATTCAGGTACGCTTTTATCAAGCCGGTTCCTCAGAAATGTATGGTTTGGTTCAAGCGGTACCCCAAAGTGAAACGACACCCTTTTACCCCCGTAGTCCCTATGCTTGTGCCAAAGTTTACGCCCATTGGCAAACAGTGAATTACCGTGAGTCTTACGGGATGTTTGCTTCTAATGGCATACTTTTTAATCACGAATCACCCCGTCGTGGGGAAACCTTTGTTACCCGAAAAATTACCAGAGCTGTAGCGAGAATTGTTGCTGGGAAACAGGAAAAACTGTATATGGGTAATCTGGATGCCAAGCGAGATTGGGGTTATGCCAAAGATTACGTCCGAGCAATGTGGCTGATTTTGCAGCAAGAACAGCCAGATGATTATGTAGTAGCGACAGGAGAAACTCACTCAGTCAGAGAATTTTTAGAGTTAGCCTTTAGTCATGTAAATCTAAATTGGCAAGATTATGTGGATTTTGATGAGCGTTATCTGCGTCCAACAGAAGTAGATTTGCTAATTGGTGATCCCAGTAAAGCCAAGGCAAAGCTGGGCTGGCAACCTTCTGTTACTTTTCCAGAACTCGTAGCCTTAATGGTAGAAACGGACTTGCAAGCCTTAGGTCACACCTCACCTAATGGCAATGGTTTATCCTTGCCATCGGATATTGCTACTATTCGTCAAGAACTAGGCGTTCTCCACTTCTGA
- a CDS encoding glycosyltransferase family 2 protein — translation MQLTTIAVLLTCYNRREKTLQCLQALSQQSLTTEIQLKTYLVDDGSTDGTTEAIQQKYPNVHLIRGTGSLFWNGGMRSAFAAAQLEDPDYYLWLNDDTVLYPHALKTLLGVWTQLASQGQEEAIVVGSTLDPETGIPSYGGLMQTYWWHPLKFHHVHPDPDQPRHCDTLHGNCVLVPRAVAALVGNLNPKYTHDLGDYDYGLKARRQGCSVYMTPGYLGTCSANPPSSRMANTELAQANWNQVDRPKGLPLNDVTLHSFHEWKVFCRENGGIFWFFYWLLPYRRLLWLMLSKRLSYGIPLRS, via the coding sequence ATGCAGCTAACAACCATTGCTGTCCTGCTTACCTGCTACAACCGGCGCGAAAAAACTTTGCAATGCTTGCAAGCTCTATCCCAACAAAGCCTGACCACAGAAATCCAACTCAAAACCTACCTAGTCGATGATGGCAGCACCGATGGGACGACAGAGGCAATACAGCAGAAATATCCTAACGTTCATTTGATTCGAGGAACTGGAAGTCTGTTCTGGAATGGGGGGATGCGTTCTGCCTTTGCAGCTGCCCAACTAGAAGATCCAGACTATTACCTCTGGTTAAATGACGACACGGTTCTTTACCCCCATGCCCTCAAGACCTTGCTCGGCGTTTGGACTCAACTTGCTAGTCAGGGACAGGAGGAAGCGATCGTCGTTGGCTCCACCCTCGATCCAGAAACCGGAATACCTAGCTATGGAGGGCTAATGCAAACCTACTGGTGGCATCCCCTGAAGTTTCACCACGTCCATCCTGACCCAGACCAACCGCGCCATTGTGATACTTTGCATGGAAACTGCGTACTGGTTCCTCGCGCAGTTGCAGCCCTTGTAGGAAACTTGAATCCAAAATACACCCATGATTTAGGTGATTACGATTATGGACTCAAGGCACGTCGCCAAGGTTGCTCTGTCTATATGACACCAGGTTACTTAGGAACTTGTTCTGCCAATCCACCCAGTAGTCGGATGGCCAACACAGAACTGGCTCAAGCTAACTGGAATCAAGTCGATCGCCCCAAAGGGCTGCCATTGAACGATGTCACTCTACATTCATTTCATGAGTGGAAAGTATTCTGCCGTGAAAATGGCGGAATTTTTTGGTTTTTCTATTGGTTATTACCCTACCGTAGATTGCTCTGGTTAATGCTAAGCAAGCGGCTTTCCTATGGAATACCTCTTCGTTCATAG
- a CDS encoding O-antigen ligase family protein, whose product MLIIRYVHNKQVAKVLEEITIVVLLIILLKPIVPPLTYLQFDALAGDDKSFASLILQISCYAFFVILQPKLFSNFLNSFSLLFVDPFIGILLVLALLSALWSETPLLSLKFSVVQFIVSWLAAHLVRKYDWQDICKYLCWMCLISGLLSAFVAVAIPSMGINEKGWLGIFPFPIKLGTCMALSIALWSIQPMNSLWSRVVAIGTIMLSSLLLILSNSSQALFTLITLLIFLGILTIVRQFSPRQVSVIIILLIFFILASYVIVSSNLETIFGAFGKDMTLTGRTEFWPQMLASLEKRPILGYGVQGFWQSWRGEANPAGHILNSGGFVPPNGHNGFLDLAMELGWLGLIIFSLSLALNLVRAAALWKRSNFLEAALPLMLLVYIVMANISETQLFLSYYIWFCYVLVAVRLNIPVNKMT is encoded by the coding sequence TTGTTAATTATACGCTATGTACACAACAAGCAAGTTGCCAAAGTTTTAGAAGAAATCACTATTGTTGTATTGTTAATAATACTACTCAAACCAATTGTACCTCCCCTTACCTATCTCCAATTTGATGCCCTAGCGGGTGATGATAAAAGCTTTGCTTCACTGATACTTCAAATAAGTTGTTATGCTTTCTTTGTGATTTTACAGCCAAAGCTATTCAGCAACTTTCTTAATAGTTTTTCTTTGCTTTTTGTAGATCCATTTATAGGTATATTGCTGGTACTTGCGTTGCTCTCTGCACTCTGGTCAGAGACTCCTCTATTATCACTAAAATTCAGCGTGGTTCAGTTTATAGTTAGTTGGCTGGCTGCCCACCTGGTACGTAAATATGATTGGCAGGATATTTGCAAGTATTTATGCTGGATGTGCTTGATTTCAGGTTTGTTAAGTGCATTTGTGGCAGTAGCAATCCCTTCAATGGGGATAAACGAAAAGGGATGGCTGGGTATTTTCCCATTTCCCATCAAACTAGGGACTTGTATGGCATTAAGTATAGCTCTATGGTCAATTCAACCAATGAATTCACTTTGGAGCCGTGTAGTTGCGATCGGCACAATTATGCTATCTTCATTGCTGCTGATACTTTCTAATTCTAGCCAAGCTCTTTTCACTCTTATTACCCTCCTCATCTTCCTGGGGATACTGACGATTGTGCGGCAGTTTTCTCCCCGACAGGTATCAGTCATTATCATACTTCTGATTTTTTTTATTCTTGCAAGTTATGTGATCGTTAGTTCCAACCTGGAAACAATTTTCGGTGCCTTTGGTAAAGATATGACTTTAACAGGGCGAACAGAATTCTGGCCACAAATGCTTGCTTCTTTAGAAAAGCGACCAATTCTCGGTTATGGTGTACAGGGCTTCTGGCAAAGTTGGCGTGGTGAAGCAAATCCAGCAGGACACATTCTTAATTCTGGTGGTTTTGTACCTCCTAATGGGCATAATGGCTTCCTGGATTTAGCTATGGAGTTAGGTTGGTTGGGACTGATTATATTCTCGCTCTCACTTGCGCTAAATCTTGTCAGAGCAGCTGCATTGTGGAAACGCTCGAATTTTCTGGAAGCGGCTCTTCCCTTAATGCTCCTAGTCTACATAGTAATGGCAAATATTTCAGAAACCCAGCTATTTCTTAGCTACTATATATGGTTTTGCTATGTTTTAGTTGCTGTTAGACTTAATATTCCAGTCAACAAAATGACATAA
- a CDS encoding glycosyltransferase family 4 protein, with translation MKILNLTTAIPSKYGTGADIASQHFINAMKKLGHAVSVVGYQRWDDSHPDNYDQNTIAVGKRHIETKAAGYHPLIWGAIALFQQLPYTSAKYYSNRYVKTVKSLLSKHSYDAIILEHSSQLYWLKSAIGDRAKVAILAHNLEHEIYLERLKDASNPLAKWVYQREAQLVKQIEDELAVTSQEIWTLTEHDADYFMKLGKKEAVRIFELPATVTEPVDPTHPKTCDVSMIGSWIWKPNADGLRYFFDQIYPRLPSHLSIRVAGRGAEWLSGKYSNVEYLGFVPDAQEFLAQARVVAIPSIRGGGIQLKSLEAIGLGLRVVATPFALRGIVAPPTTVRLAESPEQFADSLQSAIADSITPSDLESVKVWVQNRHSQFLHSVDTGLKSLINQNKGILTRIEEICS, from the coding sequence ATGAAAATTCTCAATCTGACAACTGCAATTCCCAGTAAATATGGCACAGGAGCAGATATCGCATCCCAGCATTTTATTAATGCTATGAAAAAGTTGGGACATGCGGTTTCTGTTGTCGGCTATCAACGTTGGGACGATTCTCATCCTGATAATTACGATCAAAATACGATCGCTGTTGGAAAACGTCACATTGAAACGAAAGCGGCAGGTTATCATCCACTGATTTGGGGTGCGATCGCTCTTTTTCAGCAATTACCTTATACATCTGCTAAGTATTATTCAAATCGCTATGTTAAAACTGTTAAGTCATTATTATCTAAACATAGCTATGATGCGATCATTCTAGAACATTCATCGCAACTTTACTGGCTGAAATCTGCCATTGGGGATCGCGCCAAGGTAGCAATTTTAGCCCATAACTTAGAACATGAAATTTATCTCGAACGACTCAAGGATGCCTCAAATCCTTTGGCAAAGTGGGTATATCAGCGAGAAGCACAATTGGTCAAGCAGATTGAAGATGAACTTGCTGTTACCAGCCAGGAAATTTGGACTTTAACAGAGCATGATGCCGATTATTTCATGAAATTAGGCAAAAAAGAGGCAGTGCGGATATTTGAATTACCCGCCACTGTTACAGAGCCAGTCGATCCAACTCATCCGAAAACGTGCGATGTTAGCATGATTGGTAGCTGGATCTGGAAACCAAATGCTGATGGATTACGTTACTTCTTTGACCAGATTTATCCTCGTCTACCATCCCACTTATCAATTCGAGTTGCTGGGCGGGGTGCAGAGTGGTTAAGCGGTAAGTATAGCAATGTGGAGTACTTAGGTTTTGTGCCAGATGCTCAGGAATTTCTTGCTCAGGCCAGAGTGGTTGCCATTCCCTCAATTCGAGGCGGGGGCATTCAACTCAAAAGCCTGGAAGCAATTGGACTAGGTTTACGAGTTGTAGCAACGCCCTTTGCTCTGCGCGGGATCGTCGCACCACCGACCACTGTACGATTAGCCGAATCACCAGAGCAATTTGCTGACTCTTTACAGAGTGCGATCGCTGACTCTATCACACCCAGCGATTTAGAATCTGTCAAAGTCTGGGTTCAAAATCGCCACAGCCAATTTTTACACAGCGTGGACACTGGATTAAAGAGTCTAATTAATCAGAATAAAGGAATATTGACCAGGATTGAAGAAATATGCAGCTAA
- the fbp gene encoding class 1 fructose-bisphosphatase, with product MTQAPESLDLSINDATDKALDRDCTTLSRHVLQQLQSFSADAQDLSALMNRIALAGKLIARRMSRAGLMEGVLGFTGEVNVQGESVKKMDVYANDVFISVFKQSGLVCRLASEEMDNPYYIPENCPIGRYTLLYDPIDGSSNTDNNLSLGSIFAIRQQEGNDSDRQAADLLTNGRKQIAAGYILYGPSTMLVYSIGKGVHSFVLDPSLGEFILTEENIRIPNHGSIYSVNEGNFWQWEESIREYIRYVHRTEGYTARYSGAMVSDIHRILVQGGVFLYPGTIQKPEGKLRLLYETAPLAFLIEQAGGRATTGLVDILDVVPKKLHQRTPLIIGSKEDVAKVESFIQNGH from the coding sequence ATGACTCAAGCGCCAGAATCTTTAGATTTGTCCATCAACGACGCTACAGACAAAGCTTTAGATCGTGATTGTACTACTCTATCGCGTCACGTTTTACAGCAACTTCAAAGTTTTTCGGCAGATGCACAAGATTTGAGTGCGCTGATGAATCGCATCGCCCTGGCTGGTAAACTCATTGCTCGTCGCATGAGTCGGGCTGGTTTAATGGAAGGCGTTCTCGGATTTACCGGAGAAGTGAATGTCCAAGGTGAATCCGTCAAAAAGATGGATGTTTATGCCAACGATGTCTTTATCTCAGTATTTAAGCAAAGCGGCTTAGTTTGTCGCTTAGCTTCTGAGGAAATGGACAATCCCTACTACATTCCCGAAAATTGCCCCATTGGCCGCTATACCCTGCTGTATGACCCAATTGATGGCTCATCCAACACCGATAACAATCTCAGCTTAGGTTCCATTTTCGCCATTCGCCAACAAGAAGGCAATGATAGCGATCGCCAAGCAGCTGACCTCCTCACCAACGGACGTAAGCAAATTGCTGCCGGATACATCCTATACGGGCCTAGCACTATGCTGGTTTATAGTATAGGTAAGGGGGTTCATTCCTTTGTCCTCGACCCCAGCTTAGGCGAATTTATTCTCACAGAAGAAAATATCCGCATTCCCAACCACGGTTCTATTTACAGCGTCAATGAGGGTAACTTCTGGCAATGGGAAGAATCAATTCGAGAATATATCCGTTACGTCCACCGCACAGAAGGCTATACCGCTCGATATAGTGGGGCAATGGTGAGCGACATCCATAGAATTTTAGTTCAAGGCGGCGTATTTCTCTACCCAGGGACAATTCAAAAACCAGAAGGTAAATTGCGCTTGCTTTATGAAACCGCTCCTCTAGCCTTTTTGATTGAGCAAGCAGGCGGGCGTGCAACTACAGGACTAGTAGATATCTTAGATGTAGTGCCGAAAAAACTCCATCAGCGGACACCTTTAATTATTGGTAGTAAAGAAGATGTCGCCAAAGTGGAGTCTTTTATTCAAAACGGTCATTAG
- a CDS encoding WecB/TagA/CpsF family glycosyltransferase — protein MIEHQYYVSKQAKAIPTQKIVNSPVNVLKFDEQIGIILQWAKNFESMVVCVANVHMLIEAYRQPSFARILENADLVTPDGMPLVWMLQLLGAKNQNRVAGLDILLELCRLAPQQNISIYFVGSETRVLEQMRQKLKVQFPDLKIAGMEPLPFRPLTPGENDALIKNINQSRAGLVFVALGCPKQEYWMAQNKGKIKAVMIGLGGAFPMYAGIHKRAPLWLQKLGLEWAYRLIQEPKRLWKRYCTTNGIFIYLALKQLLIQRINQN, from the coding sequence ATGATAGAACACCAGTATTACGTAAGTAAACAAGCCAAAGCTATACCTACACAAAAAATTGTCAATTCTCCTGTAAATGTATTAAAGTTTGATGAGCAAATAGGGATAATTCTGCAATGGGCTAAGAACTTTGAAAGCATGGTTGTTTGTGTAGCAAATGTTCACATGCTAATAGAGGCATATAGACAACCGAGTTTTGCCCGTATTTTAGAAAATGCAGATCTTGTTACTCCTGACGGTATGCCTTTAGTTTGGATGCTGCAACTATTAGGGGCGAAAAATCAAAATCGTGTTGCTGGTTTGGATATCTTACTAGAACTATGCAGACTTGCTCCACAACAGAACATCAGTATTTATTTTGTGGGAAGTGAAACAAGAGTTCTCGAACAGATGAGACAAAAACTTAAGGTTCAATTTCCTGATTTAAAAATCGCAGGTATGGAACCTTTACCATTTCGCCCTTTAACTCCAGGAGAAAATGATGCTTTAATCAAAAACATTAACCAAAGTAGGGCTGGTTTGGTCTTTGTAGCATTAGGCTGTCCCAAACAAGAGTATTGGATGGCTCAAAATAAAGGTAAAATTAAGGCAGTTATGATTGGTTTAGGTGGAGCTTTTCCTATGTATGCAGGAATCCACAAACGCGCACCTTTGTGGCTGCAAAAACTAGGACTGGAATGGGCATATCGCTTAATACAAGAACCTAAGCGACTCTGGAAACGTTACTGCACTACGAACGGAATTTTTATCTATCTGGCACTGAAGCAGTTGCTTATTCAAAGGATAAATCAAAATTAG
- a CDS encoding flippase, with the protein MFTKITKIQNNFNSNLRRIIANISWLMADNILRMGIGLIVGVWVARYLGPQQFGLLNYSMAFVGLFSVVAKLGLDSIAIRDLVRNSAGEKEILGTTFSLKFVGGVISFLLAIGILFLIGTDDPQSLWITGIISLSLIFQIFDVIDFWFQSQVQSKYVVYAKNGAYILANAVKILLIQAKAPLIFFAVITLGEVAFSAIGLIIVYRLTGYVFKTWKFNFSLAKNLLKESWPNIMAGFSIAIYMRVDQLMLGNMVGNEAVGIYSVGVRLAELWYFVPLAISSSLNPAIIQSKQDGEENYYRRIQKALNIVVVLAYAVGIGTMFFAKPAITLLYGTKYIDASSTLTIYVWAGVFVSLGLIRGIWITIEGMMRFGFITTLLGAGMNILLNFLLIPRYSGTGAAIATVISYGFSDYLILLIYPPSRKIGLAMTKALALDLIISTLWRKTK; encoded by the coding sequence ATGTTTACTAAAATCACCAAAATTCAAAATAATTTCAACTCAAATCTGCGTCGGATCATTGCTAACATATCTTGGTTGATGGCTGATAACATCCTACGTATGGGTATTGGTTTGATTGTGGGAGTTTGGGTTGCTCGCTACTTAGGTCCTCAACAATTTGGCTTGCTTAACTACTCAATGGCTTTTGTCGGCTTATTTAGTGTTGTTGCTAAATTAGGGCTTGACAGTATTGCTATTCGTGATCTTGTGAGAAATAGTGCTGGTGAAAAAGAGATTTTAGGTACAACATTTAGCCTGAAGTTCGTAGGAGGGGTGATCTCCTTTCTACTTGCAATAGGTATCCTTTTTTTAATAGGAACTGATGATCCACAGAGCTTATGGATCACGGGAATTATTAGTCTTAGCTTGATTTTTCAGATATTTGATGTTATTGATTTTTGGTTTCAATCCCAAGTTCAGTCAAAGTACGTTGTTTACGCTAAGAATGGTGCATATATTTTAGCTAACGCTGTTAAAATTTTATTAATTCAAGCAAAAGCACCGTTGATTTTTTTTGCTGTCATAACTTTGGGAGAAGTTGCTTTCAGTGCCATTGGTTTAATCATTGTTTACCGTCTAACTGGATATGTCTTTAAGACCTGGAAGTTTAACTTTTCTTTAGCAAAAAATTTATTAAAGGAGAGTTGGCCTAATATCATGGCTGGCTTTTCCATCGCAATTTATATGCGAGTTGACCAGTTGATGTTGGGTAATATGGTGGGGAATGAAGCAGTAGGGATTTATTCAGTGGGTGTGCGGCTTGCAGAACTTTGGTATTTTGTCCCTCTTGCAATTTCATCTTCTCTGAATCCTGCAATTATTCAGTCGAAGCAAGATGGTGAAGAAAATTATTACCGTCGGATTCAAAAAGCTTTAAATATTGTAGTGGTATTAGCATATGCAGTTGGCATTGGGACAATGTTTTTTGCGAAACCAGCTATTACACTGCTATATGGGACTAAGTATATTGATGCAAGCTCAACATTAACAATTTATGTGTGGGCAGGCGTTTTTGTATCGTTAGGACTGATTAGAGGGATCTGGATTACGATTGAGGGCATGATGCGGTTTGGGTTCATAACAACTTTGCTAGGTGCTGGTATGAATATTTTGCTCAATTTCTTACTGATACCACGTTATTCAGGAACAGGAGCAGCCATTGCAACAGTGATTTCCTATGGTTTTTCTGACTACTTAATTCTTTTAATTTACCCACCCAGCCGCAAAATTGGTTTGGCCATGACAAAAGCGTTGGCACTTGACTTGATAATTAGTACTCTTTGGCGTAAAACTAAGTAG